A region from the Streptomyces sp. 3214.6 genome encodes:
- the cobO gene encoding cob(I)yrinic acid a,c-diamide adenosyltransferase: protein MPQGQPSVVPDDGLTTRQRRNRPLVVVHTGIGKGKSTAAFGLALRAWNQGWPIGVFQFVKSAKWKVGEENALRVLGASGEGGTVDWHKMGEGWSWVQRDLQGDNLSNEEKAREGWEQVKRDLAAETYRLYVLDEFAYPMHWGWVDTDEVIEVLRDRPGTQHVVITGRNAPEKLVGFADLVTDMSKVKHPMDAGQKGQKGIEW, encoded by the coding sequence ATGCCGCAGGGACAGCCGAGTGTGGTGCCGGACGACGGTCTGACGACTCGTCAGCGACGGAACCGGCCGCTGGTCGTCGTGCACACGGGGATCGGGAAGGGGAAGTCGACCGCCGCGTTCGGGCTCGCGCTGCGCGCCTGGAACCAGGGGTGGCCGATCGGGGTGTTCCAGTTCGTCAAGTCCGCGAAGTGGAAGGTCGGCGAGGAGAACGCACTGCGGGTGCTGGGCGCCAGTGGTGAGGGCGGGACCGTCGACTGGCACAAGATGGGCGAGGGATGGTCCTGGGTCCAGCGGGATCTTCAGGGGGACAACCTCAGCAACGAGGAGAAGGCGCGCGAGGGCTGGGAGCAGGTCAAGCGGGACCTCGCCGCCGAGACGTACCGGCTGTACGTGCTCGACGAGTTCGCGTACCCCATGCACTGGGGGTGGGTCGACACCGATGAGGTGATCGAGGTGCTGCGCGACCGGCCCGGGACCCAGCATGTCGTGATCACCGGGCGGAACGCGCCCGAGAAGCTGGTCGGCTTCGCCGATCTCGTCACCGACATGTCCAAGGTCAAGCACCCGATGGACGCGGGGCAGAAGGGGCAGAAGGGCATCGAGTGGTGA
- a CDS encoding putative cobaltochelatase, with protein MSTPFPFTAVVGQDDLRLALLLNAVSPAVGGVLVRGEKGTAKSTAVRALSALLPELDVVSGCRFSCDPGSPDPACPDGPHEPGAFATRPARMVELPVGASEDRLVGALDIERALAEGVKAFEPGLLADAHRGILYVDEVNLLHDHLVDLLLDAAAMGASYVEREGVSVRHASKFLLVGTMNPEEGELRPQLLDRFGLTVEVAASREPDQRVEVVRRRLAYDDDPQGFAARWADEEAAVRGRIAAARALLPSVRLGDGALRQIAATCAAFEVDGMRADIVMARTATALAAWAGRTDVLAEDVRQAALLALPHRRRRNPFDAPGLDEDKLDETLEEFSGESEGEGESEGDEDPDPDGPGGGGGQPPSDGPQADGGSGARPEAGEDGEPRASGASEQSAVRSSEPFRTKVLSVPGIGEGAAGRRSRARTEQGRTTGARRPRGALTKLHLAATVQAAAPHQRARGRSGRGLVVRRDDLRQATREGREGNLVLFVVDASGSMAARQRMSAVKGAVLSLLLDAYQRRDKVGLVTFRGAAAEVALPPTSSVDAAAVRLESLPTGGRTPLAAGLLKAHDVLRVERLRDPARRALVVVVTDGRATGGPEPVALAGRAARLFAAEQVASVVVDCESGPVRLGLAGQLAGELAGTAVTLDALRADSIAGLVRNVQGTSRRAA; from the coding sequence GTGAGTACTCCTTTCCCGTTCACGGCCGTCGTCGGCCAGGACGACCTGCGGCTCGCGCTGCTGCTGAACGCCGTGTCGCCGGCGGTGGGCGGTGTGCTGGTCCGGGGTGAGAAGGGCACCGCCAAGTCGACGGCGGTGCGGGCGCTTTCGGCGCTGCTGCCCGAGCTGGACGTCGTCTCCGGCTGCCGGTTCTCCTGCGACCCCGGCTCCCCCGACCCGGCCTGCCCGGACGGTCCGCACGAGCCGGGGGCGTTCGCGACCCGGCCCGCGCGGATGGTCGAGCTGCCGGTGGGCGCCTCCGAGGACCGGCTCGTCGGCGCGCTGGACATCGAGCGGGCGCTCGCCGAGGGCGTCAAGGCCTTCGAGCCGGGGCTCCTCGCCGACGCGCACCGCGGCATCCTCTACGTCGACGAGGTCAACCTCCTCCACGACCACCTCGTCGACCTGCTGCTGGACGCGGCGGCGATGGGCGCCTCGTACGTCGAGCGCGAGGGCGTCTCCGTGCGGCACGCCTCGAAGTTCCTGCTCGTCGGGACGATGAACCCCGAAGAGGGCGAACTGCGGCCGCAGTTGCTCGACCGGTTCGGGCTGACCGTGGAGGTGGCCGCCTCGCGCGAGCCCGACCAGCGGGTGGAGGTCGTACGGCGGCGGCTCGCCTACGACGACGATCCGCAGGGGTTCGCCGCGCGGTGGGCGGACGAGGAGGCCGCCGTACGCGGCCGGATCGCGGCGGCGCGTGCGCTGTTGCCGTCGGTGCGGCTGGGCGACGGGGCGCTGCGGCAGATCGCGGCCACCTGCGCCGCCTTCGAGGTGGACGGCATGCGGGCCGACATCGTCATGGCGCGCACCGCCACGGCGCTGGCCGCCTGGGCCGGGCGGACGGACGTGCTCGCGGAGGACGTACGCCAGGCGGCGCTGCTCGCGCTGCCGCACCGCCGGCGCCGTAATCCCTTTGACGCGCCCGGACTCGACGAGGACAAGCTCGACGAGACGCTGGAGGAGTTCTCCGGCGAGAGCGAGGGCGAGGGCGAGAGCGAGGGCGACGAGGATCCTGATCCGGACGGGCCCGGCGGGGGTGGCGGGCAGCCGCCGTCCGACGGGCCGCAGGCCGACGGCGGCTCCGGTGCGCGGCCCGAGGCCGGGGAGGACGGCGAGCCGCGGGCGTCGGGGGCCTCGGAGCAGTCCGCCGTACGCTCCTCCGAGCCGTTCCGGACGAAGGTGCTGAGCGTGCCCGGGATCGGTGAGGGCGCAGCCGGGCGGCGTTCGCGGGCGCGGACCGAGCAGGGACGAACCACGGGTGCGCGACGGCCTCGAGGCGCCCTGACCAAGCTGCACCTGGCGGCTACCGTGCAGGCCGCCGCGCCGCACCAGCGGGCGCGGGGGCGCTCCGGGCGGGGGCTCGTGGTGCGGCGTGACGATCTGCGGCAGGCGACCCGGGAGGGGCGTGAGGGCAACCTCGTGCTGTTCGTGGTCGACGCCTCGGGGTCCATGGCCGCCCGGCAGCGGATGAGCGCGGTGAAGGGCGCCGTGCTGTCGCTGCTGCTGGACGCCTACCAGCGGCGGGACAAGGTGGGGCTCGTGACGTTCCGGGGGGCGGCGGCCGAGGTGGCGTTGCCGCCGACGTCCTCGGTGGACGCGGCGGCGGTCCGGCTGGAGTCGCTGCCCACGGGTGGGCGGACACCGCTCGCCGCCGGGCTGCTCAAGGCGCACGACGTGCTGCGGGTGGAGCGGCTGCGGGATCCGGCGCGGCGCGCCCTGGTCGTCGTGGTGACGGACGGACGGGCCACCGGTGGGCCGGAGCCTGTCGCGCTCGCGGGGCGGGCGGCCCGGCTGTTCGCCGCCGAGCAGGTCGCGTCGGTGGTCGTGGACTGCGAGTCCGGGCCGGTGCGGCTGGGGCTCGCGGGGCAGCTCGCGGGTGAGCTGGCAGGTACCGCAGTGACGCTGGACGCGTTGCGGGCGGACTCCATCGCAGGGCTGGTGAGGAACGTGCAGGGGACTTCCAGGAGGGCCGCGTAA
- the cobN gene encoding cobaltochelatase subunit CobN: MSTVLLLSTADTDLLAARAASGADYRIGNPTRVDVARELPALLDGADLAVVRLLGGKRAWEDGLAALKASGVPTVLLGGETVPDAELMAESSVPAGVVAEALKYLVEGGPANLTELARFLSDTVLLTGEGFLEPRKMPEYGVHGERAFVEGRPTVGVLFYRAHELSGNTAFVDTLCDAIEARGANALAVYCGSLRGADAGLYEILGRTDTLVATVLAAGGTHASQASAGGDEEAWDIGALADLDVPVLQGLCLTSSKSTWDASDAALSPMDAAMQVAIPEFDGRIITVPFSFKEQGPDDVPVYVADPERAARVAGIAVRHARLKHKANADKKLALVFTAYPTKHSRVGNAVGLDTPASAVKVLDALRDAGYGVTEHPDNGDELIHRLINAGGHDVEWLTEEQLAAAPARVPLADYRAWFDKLDPKLRDAMVEAWGEPPGSLYVDGDDVVLASLQFGNVVVMIQPPRGFGENPIAIYHDPDMPPSHHYMAAYRWLEAAASEGGFGADAVVHMGKHGTMEWLPGKGLGLSGGCAPDAVLGELPLIYPFIVNDPGEGTQAKRRGHATVVDHLVPPMARADTYGDLAKLEQLLDEYALVSDLDPTKAPAVRAQIWTLVKAAELHHDLHVDDQPDDDAFDEFVMHIDGYLCEIKDVQIRDGLHILGGGPVGEARVNLVLAVLRASQVWGGQANALPGLRASFAAHFGLSEKDLLAEPGAPVKAPVELTDLVEGPSRSAADAIDLLEQLCRRVAEGMEERGWAVAESRALVRAVLGTELPDAVAVLEFACTEVVPRLEKTTDEIDHILKALDGGYVPAGPSGSPTRGLVNVLPTGRNFYSVDPKAIPSRLSWEVGQALADSLVQRYLQDTGEYPKSVGLTVWGTSAMRTQGDDIAEILALLGCRPVWDDASRRVTGFEVVPLEELGRPRIDVTVRISGFFRDAFPHVIGLIDDAVRAVAELAEPAESNFVRAHVDEDAAEHGDRRRASARVFGSKPGAYGAGLLPLIDARNWRSDADLAEVYAVWGGYAYGRGLDGRAARGDMETAFKRIAVAAKNVDTREHDLVDADDYFQYHGGMVAMVRHLTGANPEAYVGDSAVPDQVRTRTLGEETHRVFRARVVNPRWMAAMRRHGYKGAFEMAATVDYLFGYDATAGVVDDWMYEKLSAEYVFDAENRDFMKKSNPWALRGITERLLEAADRGLWAEPDADTIERLRATYLELEGDLEGDEK, encoded by the coding sequence ATGAGCACAGTGTTGTTGTTGTCGACCGCCGACACCGATCTGCTGGCGGCCCGGGCCGCTTCCGGCGCCGACTACCGGATCGGCAACCCGACCCGCGTGGACGTGGCGCGGGAGCTGCCCGCTCTGCTGGACGGCGCCGACCTCGCCGTCGTCCGGCTGCTCGGCGGGAAGCGGGCCTGGGAGGACGGGCTCGCCGCGCTGAAGGCGTCCGGTGTGCCGACCGTGCTGCTGGGCGGCGAGACCGTGCCGGACGCCGAGCTGATGGCCGAGTCGTCGGTGCCGGCCGGTGTGGTGGCCGAGGCCCTCAAGTACCTCGTCGAGGGCGGGCCCGCCAACCTCACCGAACTCGCCCGGTTCCTCTCCGACACCGTGCTGTTGACCGGCGAGGGGTTCCTCGAGCCGCGGAAGATGCCCGAGTACGGCGTCCACGGCGAGCGGGCGTTCGTCGAGGGGCGGCCGACCGTCGGCGTGCTCTTCTACCGGGCCCACGAGCTGAGCGGCAACACCGCGTTCGTGGACACCCTGTGCGACGCGATCGAGGCCCGCGGCGCCAACGCCCTTGCCGTGTACTGCGGTTCGCTGCGCGGGGCGGACGCCGGGCTGTACGAGATCCTGGGGCGGACCGACACGCTTGTCGCCACCGTCCTCGCCGCCGGCGGCACGCACGCCTCGCAGGCCTCGGCGGGCGGGGACGAGGAGGCCTGGGACATCGGGGCGCTCGCCGACCTCGACGTGCCGGTCCTGCAAGGGCTTTGCCTGACGTCGTCGAAGAGCACGTGGGACGCGTCCGACGCCGCCCTGTCCCCCATGGACGCGGCGATGCAGGTCGCCATCCCGGAGTTCGACGGGCGGATCATCACCGTCCCCTTCTCCTTCAAGGAGCAGGGCCCCGACGACGTCCCGGTGTACGTCGCCGACCCCGAGCGGGCCGCACGCGTCGCCGGAATCGCCGTCCGGCACGCCCGGTTGAAGCACAAGGCGAACGCCGACAAAAAGCTCGCGCTCGTCTTCACCGCCTACCCGACGAAGCACTCCCGGGTCGGCAACGCGGTCGGCCTGGACACCCCCGCCTCGGCGGTGAAGGTGCTGGACGCGCTGCGGGACGCCGGGTACGGCGTCACCGAACACCCCGACAACGGCGACGAGTTGATCCACCGGCTCATCAACGCCGGCGGCCACGACGTCGAATGGCTCACCGAGGAGCAGCTGGCCGCCGCACCCGCCCGGGTACCGCTGGCCGACTACCGGGCCTGGTTCGACAAGCTCGACCCGAAGCTTCGGGACGCCATGGTTGAGGCGTGGGGCGAGCCGCCGGGCTCGCTGTACGTCGACGGCGACGACGTCGTGCTCGCCTCCCTGCAGTTCGGGAACGTCGTCGTGATGATCCAGCCGCCGCGCGGCTTCGGCGAGAACCCGATCGCGATCTACCACGACCCCGACATGCCGCCCTCCCACCACTACATGGCCGCGTACAGGTGGCTGGAGGCCGCGGCATCGGAGGGAGGCTTCGGCGCCGACGCAGTCGTGCACATGGGCAAGCACGGCACGATGGAGTGGCTGCCGGGCAAGGGGCTCGGGCTGAGCGGAGGCTGTGCGCCGGACGCCGTCCTCGGCGAACTGCCGCTGATCTACCCCTTCATCGTCAACGACCCCGGCGAGGGCACGCAGGCCAAGCGGCGCGGGCACGCCACCGTCGTCGACCATCTCGTCCCGCCGATGGCCCGCGCCGACACCTACGGCGACCTGGCCAAGCTGGAGCAGCTCCTCGACGAGTACGCGCTCGTCTCCGACCTGGACCCGACGAAGGCGCCGGCGGTGCGCGCGCAGATCTGGACGCTGGTGAAGGCGGCCGAGCTGCACCACGACCTGCACGTCGACGACCAGCCGGACGACGACGCGTTCGACGAGTTCGTCATGCACATCGACGGCTATCTGTGCGAGATCAAGGATGTGCAGATCCGCGACGGTCTGCACATCCTCGGCGGCGGGCCGGTCGGCGAGGCGCGTGTGAACCTCGTGCTCGCCGTGCTGCGCGCCTCGCAGGTGTGGGGCGGACAGGCCAACGCGCTGCCCGGCCTGAGGGCGTCGTTCGCGGCCCATTTCGGGCTCAGCGAGAAGGACTTGCTGGCCGAGCCGGGCGCACCCGTGAAGGCGCCGGTCGAGCTGACGGACCTGGTCGAGGGTCCGTCGCGTTCGGCCGCCGACGCCATCGACCTGCTGGAGCAGCTGTGCCGGCGGGTCGCGGAGGGCATGGAGGAGCGCGGATGGGCGGTCGCCGAGAGCCGTGCCCTGGTGCGTGCGGTGCTGGGCACCGAACTCCCGGACGCCGTCGCGGTGTTGGAGTTCGCGTGCACCGAGGTCGTGCCCCGGCTGGAGAAGACCACCGACGAGATCGACCACATCCTCAAGGCGCTCGACGGCGGTTACGTCCCCGCCGGTCCGTCCGGTTCGCCGACGCGCGGACTGGTCAACGTCCTGCCGACCGGCCGCAACTTCTACTCGGTCGACCCCAAGGCCATTCCGTCCCGGCTGAGTTGGGAGGTCGGGCAGGCCCTCGCGGACTCGCTCGTGCAGCGCTACCTCCAGGACACCGGTGAATACCCGAAGTCCGTCGGCCTGACGGTCTGGGGCACGTCCGCGATGCGCACCCAGGGCGACGACATCGCCGAGATCCTGGCGCTGCTGGGCTGCCGTCCGGTGTGGGACGACGCCTCGCGCCGCGTGACCGGGTTCGAGGTGGTCCCGCTGGAGGAACTGGGCCGGCCGCGCATCGACGTGACCGTCCGCATCTCCGGGTTCTTCCGGGACGCGTTCCCGCACGTGATCGGGCTGATCGACGACGCGGTGCGGGCGGTGGCGGAGCTGGCGGAGCCCGCCGAGTCCAACTTCGTGCGCGCCCACGTCGACGAGGACGCCGCCGAGCACGGCGACCGACGGCGGGCGAGCGCCCGGGTCTTCGGCTCCAAGCCGGGGGCGTACGGGGCGGGGCTGCTGCCGCTGATCGACGCCCGCAACTGGCGCTCCGACGCGGACCTCGCCGAGGTGTACGCCGTCTGGGGCGGCTACGCCTACGGGCGCGGACTCGACGGGCGGGCGGCGCGCGGCGACATGGAGACGGCGTTCAAGCGGATCGCCGTCGCCGCGAAGAACGTCGACACCCGCGAGCACGACCTCGTCGACGCCGACGACTACTTCCAGTACCACGGCGGCATGGTCGCCATGGTGCGGCACCTGACCGGCGCCAACCCCGAGGCGTACGTGGGCGATTCGGCCGTCCCGGACCAGGTGAGGACGCGCACGCTGGGCGAGGAGACGCACCGGGTGTTCCGCGCCCGGGTGGTCAACCCGCGCTGGATGGCGGCCATGCGGCGGCACGGCTACAAGGGCGCCTTCGAGATGGCGGCGACGGTCGACTACCTCTTCGGCTACGACGCCACGGCGGGCGTCGTCGACGACTGGATGTACGAGAAGCTCAGCGCGGAGTACGTCTTCGACGCGGAGAACCGGGACTTCATGAAGAAGTCCAACCCCTGGGCGCTGCGCGGGATCACCGAGCGGCTCCTGGAGGCCGCCGACCGCGGGCTGTGGGCCGAGCCGGACGCCGACACGATCGAGCGGCTGCGCGCCACCTATCTGGAGCTCGAAGGCGACTTGGAGGGCGACGAGAAGTGA
- a CDS encoding cobyric acid synthase — protein MSGGLLVAGTTSDAGKSVVTAGICRWLVRQGVKVAPFKAQNMSLNSFVTREGAEIGRAQAMQAQACRVEPTALMNPVLLKPGGEQSSQVVLLGKPVGELSARGYHGGRQQELLGTVLDCLAELRGTYDAVICEGAGSPAEINLRRTDIVNMGIARNAGLPVLVVGDIDRGGVFASFFGTVALLSPEDQKLVSGFVVNKFRGDVSLLEPGLDMLHGLTGRRTYGVLPFRHGLGIDEEDGLRVSLRGTIRESNTAPPVGQDVLRVAVCAIPLMSNFTDVDALAAEPGVVVRFVDRPEELADADLVVVPGTRGTVRALEWLRERGLADALRRRAAEQRPVLGICGGFQILGERIEDDVESRRGQVDGLGVLPVRVRFAREKTLTRPAGQALGEPVEGYEIHHGVADVTGGEPFISDGEGHSLDGCRVGQTWGTHWHGSLESDGFRRAFLREVAAATGRRFVPAADTSFAGLREEQLDRLGDLIEQHADTDALWRLIESGAPQGLPFIPPGAPA, from the coding sequence ATGAGCGGGGGACTCCTCGTCGCGGGCACCACCTCCGACGCCGGCAAGAGCGTCGTCACGGCCGGGATCTGCCGGTGGCTGGTGCGGCAGGGCGTCAAGGTCGCGCCGTTCAAGGCGCAGAACATGTCCCTCAACTCGTTCGTGACGCGTGAGGGCGCCGAGATCGGGCGGGCGCAGGCCATGCAGGCGCAGGCGTGCCGGGTCGAGCCGACCGCCCTGATGAATCCCGTGCTGCTCAAGCCCGGCGGCGAGCAGAGCAGTCAGGTCGTGCTGCTCGGGAAGCCCGTCGGGGAGCTCAGCGCGCGTGGCTATCACGGGGGGCGGCAGCAGGAACTCCTGGGAACCGTTCTCGACTGTCTCGCCGAGTTGCGGGGCACGTATGACGCGGTGATCTGTGAGGGGGCCGGCTCTCCTGCCGAGATCAATCTTCGGCGGACCGACATCGTGAACATGGGGATCGCCCGCAACGCCGGGCTCCCGGTCCTCGTCGTCGGCGACATCGACCGGGGCGGGGTCTTCGCCTCCTTCTTCGGGACCGTCGCGCTGCTCTCCCCCGAGGACCAGAAACTCGTTTCCGGGTTTGTCGTCAACAAGTTCCGCGGGGACGTCTCCCTGCTGGAGCCGGGCCTCGACATGCTGCACGGGCTCACCGGGCGGCGGACGTACGGCGTGCTGCCGTTCCGGCACGGGCTCGGGATCGACGAGGAGGACGGGCTCCGGGTCTCCCTGCGCGGGACGATCCGGGAGTCGAACACCGCCCCGCCCGTCGGACAGGACGTGCTGCGGGTCGCCGTCTGCGCGATCCCGCTGATGTCGAACTTCACGGACGTGGACGCGCTGGCCGCCGAACCGGGCGTCGTCGTGCGGTTCGTGGACCGGCCCGAGGAGCTGGCCGACGCCGACCTGGTCGTCGTCCCGGGGACGCGGGGGACCGTGCGCGCCCTTGAGTGGCTGCGCGAGCGCGGCCTCGCCGACGCCCTGCGGCGGCGGGCCGCCGAGCAGCGGCCCGTCCTCGGCATCTGCGGGGGCTTCCAGATCCTCGGCGAGCGCATCGAGGACGACGTCGAGAGCCGGCGCGGGCAGGTCGACGGGCTCGGCGTCCTGCCGGTGCGGGTGCGGTTCGCCCGCGAGAAGACCCTCACCCGGCCCGCCGGTCAAGCCCTCGGCGAGCCGGTCGAGGGGTACGAGATCCATCACGGGGTCGCCGACGTCACGGGCGGTGAGCCGTTCATCTCCGATGGCGAAGGACACAGCCTCGACGGCTGCCGGGTCGGCCAGACCTGGGGCACGCACTGGCACGGCTCGCTGGAGTCGGACGGGTTCCGGCGGGCGTTCCTGCGCGAGGTGGCGGCCGCCACGGGCCGGCGTTTCGTGCCCGCCGCCGACACCTCGTTCGCCGGGCTGCGCGAGGAGCAGCTCGACCGGCTCGGCGACCTGATCGAACAGCACGCGGACACCGACGCGCTCTGGCGGCTCATCGAGTCGGGCGCGCCGCAAGGACTGCCTTTCATTCCACCGGGAGCGCCCGCATGA
- a CDS encoding cobalamin biosynthesis protein, whose amino-acid sequence MQADRVHAYGAAAGLLGDLLLGDPRRGHPVAVFGRAAAAVERVLWRDHRGWGAVHTVVCAGGAVTLGAVARKAVRPSSAASLGLTAAATWAVVGGTSLVREARAIGRALEAGDVEAARERLPHLCGRDPQALDADGLARAVVESVAENTSDAVVGALVWGAVGGVPGLLGFRAVNTLDAMVGHRSARYRRFGWASARLDDLAGWPGARLTAVLAAVAGDDPRAALRAWRADAGRHPSPNAGPVEASFAGALGVRLGGTLSYGGRVEHRPVLNGAAGRPVVAHDIERAARLSRRVGLLALGVTVAARAIVTTGKGRTK is encoded by the coding sequence GTGCAGGCCGATCGCGTTCACGCGTACGGCGCCGCCGCCGGCCTCCTCGGTGACCTGCTCCTCGGCGATCCCCGCCGGGGGCATCCGGTCGCCGTGTTCGGGCGGGCGGCCGCAGCCGTGGAGCGGGTGCTCTGGCGCGACCACCGCGGCTGGGGGGCCGTCCACACCGTCGTCTGCGCCGGTGGGGCCGTGACCCTGGGAGCCGTCGCCCGCAAGGCCGTACGTCCCTCTTCGGCCGCTTCTCTCGGCCTCACCGCCGCCGCCACCTGGGCGGTGGTCGGCGGGACCTCTCTCGTCCGGGAGGCCCGCGCCATCGGTCGGGCCCTCGAAGCGGGGGACGTCGAGGCCGCCCGGGAACGGCTGCCGCATCTGTGCGGGCGGGATCCGCAGGCGCTGGACGCGGACGGGTTGGCCCGGGCCGTCGTGGAGTCCGTCGCCGAGAACACCTCCGACGCCGTCGTGGGGGCGCTCGTGTGGGGGGCCGTCGGCGGGGTGCCGGGGCTGCTCGGGTTCCGGGCCGTCAACACACTCGACGCCATGGTCGGGCACAGGTCGGCCCGGTACCGGCGGTTCGGGTGGGCCTCCGCGCGGCTCGACGACCTCGCCGGGTGGCCGGGGGCGCGGCTGACCGCCGTACTGGCCGCCGTCGCGGGGGATGATCCGCGGGCCGCGCTGCGGGCCTGGCGGGCGGACGCCGGCCGGCATCCCAGCCCCAACGCCGGGCCCGTCGAGGCCTCCTTCGCGGGCGCGCTCGGCGTGCGGCTGGGCGGGACGCTGTCGTACGGCGGCCGGGTCGAGCACCGGCCGGTCCTGAACGGGGCGGCCGGGCGGCCCGTCGTCGCCCACGACATCGAACGCGCCGCACGGCTCTCGCGCCGCGTCGGCCTGCTGGCGCTCGGCGTCACCGTCGCCGCGCGCGCCATCGTCACGACAGGGAAGGGGCGGACGAAATGA
- a CDS encoding inorganic phosphate transporter, translating to MENFSLILAIVVVTALAFDFTNGFHDTANAMATTISTGALKPKVAVAMSAALNLVGAFLSVEVANTISKGLVDETGIRPEVIFAALVGAILWNLLTWLVGLPSSSSHALMGGLIGATIASAGFDAVHGDALVTKVLIPAIAAPIVAGVAAMLATRLSYTLGKKADGKAAEKGYRAGQIASAGLVSLAHGTNDAQKTMGIITLALVAGGAVAPDSDPPVWVILSAGLAIALGTYLGGWRIIRTMGKGLTDLQPQQGFAAQTSAATVILASSHLGFSLSTTHSVSGAVMGAGLGRKGGVVRWSTATRMFVAWGLTLPAAALVGALAESVTDLGDWGTAVVAVFLVASSAAIWKISRREVVDASNVNEPEESPGVITTAIAAVTPPPTGTVTEDLTATIPSPATAIAPTEPAAPPAAAV from the coding sequence ATGGAAAACTTCTCGCTGATCCTCGCGATTGTGGTGGTAACCGCACTCGCGTTTGATTTCACGAACGGTTTTCATGACACCGCCAACGCGATGGCCACGACCATCTCGACCGGTGCACTCAAGCCCAAGGTCGCGGTGGCCATGTCCGCCGCGCTCAACCTGGTGGGCGCTTTCCTCTCCGTGGAGGTCGCCAACACGATCTCCAAGGGTCTCGTCGACGAGACCGGCATCCGTCCCGAGGTCATCTTCGCCGCGTTGGTCGGCGCGATCCTCTGGAACCTGCTGACCTGGCTGGTGGGCCTGCCCTCCAGCTCCTCCCACGCCCTCATGGGCGGTCTGATCGGCGCCACCATCGCCTCGGCCGGCTTCGACGCGGTGCACGGCGACGCGCTGGTCACCAAGGTCCTCATCCCGGCGATCGCGGCGCCCATCGTCGCGGGCGTCGCCGCGATGCTCGCGACCCGCCTCTCCTACACCCTCGGCAAGAAGGCCGACGGCAAGGCCGCCGAGAAGGGCTACCGGGCCGGCCAGATCGCCTCGGCCGGCCTGGTCTCCCTCGCCCACGGCACCAACGACGCGCAGAAGACGATGGGCATCATCACCCTCGCCCTGGTCGCCGGCGGCGCCGTGGCCCCCGACTCCGACCCGCCGGTCTGGGTCATCCTCTCCGCCGGCCTGGCCATCGCGCTCGGCACCTACCTCGGCGGCTGGCGCATCATCCGCACCATGGGCAAGGGCCTGACCGACCTTCAGCCGCAGCAGGGCTTCGCCGCCCAGACCAGCGCGGCCACGGTCATCCTGGCCTCCTCCCACCTCGGCTTCTCCCTCTCCACCACCCACTCGGTCTCCGGCGCGGTGATGGGCGCGGGCCTGGGCCGCAAGGGCGGCGTGGTCCGCTGGTCGACGGCGACCCGCATGTTCGTGGCGTGGGGCCTGACGCTGCCGGCGGCGGCGCTGGTGGGCGCGCTGGCCGAGTCGGTCACGGACCTCGGCGACTGGGGCACGGCGGTCGTGGCCGTCTTCCTGGTGGCCTCCAGCGCGGCGATCTGGAAGATCTCGCGACGTGAGGTCGTCGACGCGTCCAACGTCAACGAGCCCGAGGAATCCCCGGGCGTGATCACCACGGCGATCGCGGCGGTGACCCCGCCCCCGACGGGCACGGTGACCGAGGACCTGACGGCCACGATCCCGTCCCCGGCGACCGCGATCGCGCCCACCGAGCCCGCCGCTCCCCCGGCCGCGGCCGTCTGA
- a CDS encoding class II aldolase/adducin family protein, with translation MAEQRRDGRGSRDARGGMWSAAQARAWEALVTTARRTVSDGLVVGTSGNVSVRVGDTVLVTPSGVPYDRLTPDDVTGVDLTGRQVLGALVPTSELPMHLAVYRATDAGAVVHTHAVHATAVSTLVGELPLVHYMAGALGGAVRVAPYATYGTEALAANMLAALADRTGCLLQNHGTLTYGSTLDQAYDRTAQLEWMCRLWLTASSLPGRSPTLLTEEQVAEAGERLRAYGQRPPSRR, from the coding sequence ATGGCTGAGCAGCGGCGCGACGGGCGGGGGTCCCGGGACGCGCGGGGCGGCATGTGGAGTGCGGCCCAGGCGCGGGCCTGGGAGGCGCTCGTGACGACGGCCCGCCGCACGGTGAGCGACGGCCTGGTCGTCGGCACCTCCGGCAACGTCTCCGTGCGCGTCGGCGACACCGTGCTGGTCACCCCGTCGGGCGTGCCCTACGACCGGCTCACCCCGGACGACGTCACGGGCGTCGACCTCACCGGCCGGCAGGTGCTCGGCGCCCTGGTCCCGACGAGCGAGCTGCCCATGCACCTCGCCGTCTACCGGGCCACCGACGCCGGTGCGGTCGTCCACACCCACGCCGTGCACGCCACGGCCGTCTCCACCCTCGTCGGCGAGCTTCCCCTCGTCCACTACATGGCGGGCGCGCTCGGCGGCGCCGTCCGGGTCGCCCCCTATGCGACCTACGGCACCGAGGCGTTGGCCGCCAACATGCTCGCGGCCCTCGCCGACCGCACCGGCTGCCTCCTGCAGAACCACGGCACCCTCACCTACGGCAGCACCCTCGACCAGGCCTACGACCGCACGGCCCAGCTGGAGTGGATGTGCCGGCTGTGGCTGACGGCCTCGTCGCTGCCCGGCCGCAGTCCCACCCTCCTGACGGAGGAACAGGTCGCGGAGGCGGGGGAGCGGCTGCGGGCGTACGGGCAGCGGCCTCCGTCCCGTCGGTGA